The Entelurus aequoreus isolate RoL-2023_Sb linkage group LG23, RoL_Eaeq_v1.1, whole genome shotgun sequence genome has a window encoding:
- the LOC133640882 gene encoding uncharacterized protein LOC133640882 translates to MSNRAKKEEQRKEDLAASTIMATLTTMLADHKTSLSSEFNSAFSKLNNTLDCIQTTLLENQKRLSSLELFADTTSQDMLAMNTKLTFVTEENARLKAKLIDLESRSRRNNIRIVGVPENIEGPNPTTFFSQLLVEVLGEHTLSSTPELDRAHRSLTAKPGPGERPRAIVICFHRFQTRELVVREARKRRGKLKYKDSPIHIFEDYCPEILEQRAVYRDVMRDLYNLGLKPALHYPAKLMVSTEGGKRRRLASLKDAQDFVKSHNQRSQEHSKE, encoded by the coding sequence ATGTCTAACAGAGCCAAAAAGGAGGAGCAAAGGAAGGAGGATCTGGCGGCAAGTACCATCATGGCTACGCTAACTACAATGCTAGCGGACCACAAGACTTCTCTCTCGTCGGAGTTTAACTCCGCCTTTTCCAAACTCAACAACACGCTGGATTGTATTCAGACCACACTTCTGGAAAACCAGAAGCGTCTCTCCTCACTAGAACTGTTTGCCGACACAACCAGCCAGGATATGCTGGCTATGAACACCAAGCTAACATTCGTAACCGAGGAGAACGCGAGGCTAAAAGCTAAGCTAATAGACTTGGAGAGCAGAAGTCGTCGGAACAACATACGAATTGTCGGCGTACCCGAAAACATCGAAGGTCCAAACCCAACAACGTTCTTCTCTCAACTGCTGGTCGAAGTCTTGGGTGAACACACGCTGTCGTCGACCCCGGAGCTGGACCGTGCCCACCGCTCGCTAACAGCAAAGCCAGGCCCCGGTGAGAGACCGCGTGCTATCGTGATATGCTTCCACCGATTCCAGACGAGGGAGCTGGTGGTGCGGGAAGCTCGGAAACGCAGGGGCAAACTAAAGTACAAGGACTCACCGATACACATCTTCGAAGACTACTGCCCTGAAATACTGGAACAGCGGGCCGTGTACCGGGACGTCATGAGGGATCTCTACAATCTGGGCCTCAAACCAGCACTCCACTATCCGGCCAAGCTAATGGTTTCAACCGAAGGTGGAAAGAGACGACGACTCGCATCTCTCAAAGACGCCCAAGATTTCGTCAAATCCCACAATCAACGCAGCCAAGAACATTCAAAAGAGTAA